The following coding sequences are from one Shewanella eurypsychrophilus window:
- a CDS encoding penicillin-binding protein 1A produces MKWFKRIVIALFSLALLAIGAIAGAYFYVLPDLPDVNTLKTVKLQTPLRIYSDDGKLISQFGEKRRIPVSFQDVPPTLIDAVLDTEDARFFEHHGIDPIGITRAAIILLTTGKKSQGASTITQQVARGFFLSREKTYIRKIKEIFLAIKIEKALSKEQILELYLNRSFLGNRAYGIGAAAQVYYGKTLDELTLPEMAMIAGLPQAPSAANPIRNPSRATNRRNWVLSRMLEKKNITQTQYEEALQAPVSARYHGAEITLYAPYISEMARDYLVDKLGEEEAYTGGYNIYTSIDSKLQKDAQQALRNNVYSYDERHGYRGATDVLWTDTPLETSSLMTRLKQTKAFQGLVPAAVISIDDQNATLFTSAGETLQVEWQGLKWARKFITNKRQGKAPKTAAEILTVGEQVWLRNNGDFWQLSQIPIVSSAIVSLDPQNGAIQALVGGFSFHTSQYNRVTQAKRQLGSNIKPFIYTAAIEKGYTLSTLINNAPINNADTRQGTAWRPKNSPDRYTGPTRLRMGLAQSINVMSVRTMRYTGLNMAIDTLVKFGFERDDIPRNESIALGSNSVTPLQVVTAFSTFANGGYKVEPYFVERIEDSYGTVIETSNPTLACTPTLPTPTEKNDDPFAAMAEEFRQAEQISDVPACGGPEARYAKQVISEQTAFLVTEALKSVIWGGGNWSKGTGWNGTAWRAARVVKRRDIAGKTGTTNESRDTWFSGFNPKLATTVWVGFDDHSKELGRTSWNANGAKDQISAAEAGAKTAGPGWNEFMKNALAGTAQIPSTPPEGIVSVRIDLATGKLSRKTDYTSSFEYFVSGTEPKEFATEAIESNDIFIDDSAEELFQ; encoded by the coding sequence GTGAAGTGGTTTAAACGTATTGTCATTGCCCTTTTTAGCTTAGCTCTTTTAGCGATAGGTGCTATTGCTGGAGCATATTTTTATGTGTTGCCAGATCTTCCTGACGTCAACACATTAAAAACCGTCAAGTTACAAACCCCGTTACGTATATACAGTGATGATGGCAAACTCATTTCTCAATTTGGTGAAAAAAGACGTATTCCTGTTTCTTTTCAAGATGTTCCACCTACACTGATCGATGCAGTTCTAGATACCGAAGACGCTCGTTTCTTTGAACATCATGGCATTGACCCCATTGGCATAACCCGAGCAGCGATCATTTTGCTAACCACAGGGAAGAAGAGCCAAGGTGCCAGTACAATCACCCAGCAGGTGGCCCGTGGATTTTTCCTTTCTCGAGAAAAAACTTACATTCGTAAAATTAAAGAAATATTTCTAGCCATAAAAATCGAGAAAGCCTTATCAAAAGAACAAATCTTAGAACTTTATTTAAACCGTTCTTTTTTGGGCAACCGTGCTTATGGGATAGGAGCGGCTGCACAGGTTTATTATGGTAAAACGTTAGATGAGCTGACTCTGCCAGAGATGGCTATGATTGCCGGACTGCCTCAAGCACCATCGGCAGCAAACCCTATACGCAATCCAAGCAGAGCGACCAATAGACGAAACTGGGTTCTTAGCCGCATGCTGGAGAAGAAAAATATCACTCAAACTCAGTATGAGGAAGCACTTCAGGCACCGGTTTCAGCCAGATATCATGGAGCAGAAATAACCTTATATGCGCCTTATATTTCAGAGATGGCAAGGGACTACCTGGTCGACAAGCTAGGAGAGGAAGAAGCATATACTGGCGGATATAATATCTACACCAGCATTGACTCTAAGCTCCAAAAAGATGCCCAGCAAGCCCTAAGAAACAACGTTTACTCCTACGATGAACGCCATGGATATCGTGGAGCGACTGATGTGTTATGGACTGACACGCCACTTGAAACATCATCATTAATGACTAGACTTAAGCAAACTAAAGCCTTTCAAGGATTAGTGCCAGCAGCAGTCATAAGTATCGATGACCAGAACGCTACGCTTTTCACATCTGCTGGGGAAACCTTACAAGTAGAATGGCAAGGCTTAAAGTGGGCACGAAAATTCATCACCAATAAGCGACAAGGCAAGGCGCCAAAGACGGCTGCAGAAATTCTGACTGTAGGAGAGCAAGTTTGGCTACGTAATAACGGGGATTTCTGGCAACTGTCTCAGATACCTATCGTTTCTAGCGCCATAGTCTCGCTCGACCCACAAAATGGAGCAATACAAGCATTAGTCGGTGGATTTAGCTTCCATACCAGCCAATATAATCGTGTGACTCAAGCTAAACGTCAGTTAGGTTCGAATATTAAACCCTTTATTTATACTGCAGCTATTGAGAAAGGTTATACCCTATCGACCTTAATCAATAACGCACCCATTAACAATGCCGACACCAGACAGGGTACTGCATGGCGCCCTAAAAACTCACCAGATCGCTATACAGGGCCAACTCGATTACGTATGGGACTGGCACAATCTATTAACGTAATGTCAGTAAGAACAATGCGCTATACCGGTCTAAATATGGCAATCGATACCTTAGTTAAGTTTGGTTTCGAACGCGATGATATTCCAAGAAATGAATCTATCGCTTTGGGCTCTAACTCAGTCACACCATTACAAGTCGTGACTGCATTTTCAACCTTTGCTAACGGCGGATACAAGGTAGAGCCTTACTTTGTCGAGAGAATTGAAGACTCATATGGCACTGTCATAGAAACATCAAATCCAACGTTGGCTTGCACGCCGACTCTCCCGACTCCGACTGAAAAAAATGACGATCCTTTTGCCGCTATGGCGGAAGAGTTTAGACAAGCTGAGCAGATCAGTGATGTGCCGGCTTGTGGAGGCCCCGAAGCCCGTTACGCCAAACAGGTAATCTCTGAACAAACCGCATTCTTAGTCACTGAAGCGCTAAAGAGTGTTATTTGGGGAGGCGGTAACTGGAGTAAAGGTACTGGTTGGAATGGTACTGCTTGGCGCGCCGCCCGTGTAGTCAAACGCCGTGATATTGCAGGTAAAACAGGTACGACAAATGAATCCCGTGATACTTGGTTCAGTGGTTTCAACCCTAAACTAGCCACCACAGTTTGGGTCGGATTTGATGACCATAGCAAAGAATTAGGCAGAACGAGTTGGAATGCGAATGGTGCTAAAGATCAAATCTCAGCGGCAGAAGCAGGTGCTAAGACAGCAGGTCCTGGTTGGAACGAGTTTATGAAAAACGCTCTCGCTGGAACAGCTCAAATCCCTAGCACTCCTCCAGAAGGTATTGTTTCAGTAAGAATCGATCTGGCGACTGGAAAGTTAAGCCGTAAAACAGATTACACCAGTTCATTTGAGTATTTTGTCTCAGGCACTGAGCCTAAAGAGTTTGCCACAGAGGCGATAGAGTCCAACGATATATTCATCGATGATTCTGCTGAAGAGCTATTTCAATAA
- the argC gene encoding N-acetyl-gamma-glutamyl-phosphate reductase, with the protein MKSIAIIGASGYTGAQITSLIDADVNLNIQGLYVSENSLDKGKALSSLYPIYSHISLSLSPLSQEAKELIVDEADAVVLATDHAVSLHLAAWFYQQGLAVFDLSGAYRFTDKAQYPQWYGFEHDYPEVLSKAVYGLAEWNSAEIADSKMIAVPGCYPTASLTALKPLSPMLTSTLPVINAVSGVTGAGRKAHLHTSFCEVSLTPYGVLGHRHQPEIATQLGQEVIFTPHLGNFKRGILATITVQLTAGTTEEDIKQAYSFYDDAPLITVKHNQFPKVDDVVNTPNCHLGWKFDPKTGYLVVASAIDNLMKGAASQAHQCIKIHFKY; encoded by the coding sequence ATGAAAAGCATTGCTATTATTGGCGCAAGTGGATACACAGGCGCACAGATCACCTCTCTCATCGATGCAGATGTAAACCTGAATATTCAAGGTTTGTATGTGTCAGAAAATAGTTTAGATAAAGGTAAGGCGTTATCTTCGCTTTATCCTATATACAGCCATATCTCGTTATCTCTATCGCCATTATCTCAAGAGGCGAAGGAGTTGATTGTCGACGAAGCCGATGCCGTTGTGCTAGCAACTGACCATGCAGTGAGCTTGCATCTGGCTGCCTGGTTTTATCAACAAGGGCTAGCAGTGTTTGATCTCAGTGGTGCTTATAGGTTCACAGACAAAGCACAATACCCGCAATGGTATGGTTTTGAACATGATTATCCTGAAGTATTATCGAAAGCTGTTTATGGTTTAGCCGAGTGGAATAGTGCTGAAATTGCAGATAGTAAAATGATTGCCGTCCCTGGTTGTTATCCAACAGCATCTCTGACTGCGCTCAAACCCCTAAGCCCTATGTTAACCAGTACACTTCCTGTGATTAACGCTGTGAGTGGTGTGACTGGCGCTGGTAGGAAAGCTCACCTCCATACTAGCTTCTGTGAAGTCAGTTTAACGCCCTATGGCGTCTTAGGTCATAGGCATCAACCTGAGATAGCGACTCAATTAGGGCAAGAGGTGATATTCACCCCACATCTAGGTAATTTCAAACGTGGCATTCTAGCGACGATTACGGTGCAACTTACTGCGGGAACGACAGAAGAAGATATTAAACAGGCCTATTCATTTTATGATGACGCCCCGCTAATCACGGTTAAACATAACCAATTCCCTAAAGTTGACGACGTCGTCAATACCCCCAACTGCCACCTTGGATGGAAGTTTGATCCTAAGACAGGTTACTTGGTGGTAGCGAGTGCCATTGATAACTTGATGAAGGGTGCAGCCAGTCAAGCTCATCAGTGCATAAAGATTCATTTTAAATACTAA
- the argB gene encoding acetylglutamate kinase produces MTNSNKTLVIKVGGALLQCEMGMARLMDTAAKMIAKGQKLILVHGGGCLVDEQLTANGMKTEKLDGLRVTPAEQVPVIVGALAGTSNKLLQAAAIKSGVTAIGMSLADGDIITAKIKDHRLGFVGEVMPKNPSYLEFILSQGWLPIVSSIAIDECGQQLNVNADQAATVLAKLVDGQLVLLSDVSGVLDGKGQLIKSLNRAQIEELTHIGVIEKGMKVKVEAALEVAELMGQPVQVASWRSAEQLIALSNGEAIGTQIKPN; encoded by the coding sequence ATGACAAACAGTAATAAAACCTTAGTGATAAAAGTTGGCGGCGCTCTGCTTCAGTGTGAAATGGGCATGGCAAGATTGATGGATACTGCCGCAAAGATGATTGCCAAAGGACAAAAATTGATACTCGTTCATGGCGGTGGTTGTTTAGTCGATGAGCAGCTTACTGCCAATGGCATGAAAACCGAAAAATTAGACGGATTAAGGGTGACACCCGCTGAACAGGTTCCTGTGATTGTTGGTGCCTTGGCGGGGACTTCAAATAAGCTGCTACAAGCCGCAGCGATAAAATCTGGTGTCACCGCTATCGGTATGAGTTTAGCTGATGGGGATATCATCACAGCAAAAATAAAGGATCACCGCTTAGGCTTTGTTGGTGAGGTGATGCCTAAAAATCCAAGTTATCTTGAGTTTATTTTATCTCAAGGTTGGTTACCTATCGTTAGCTCGATTGCTATTGATGAGTGTGGTCAACAGCTCAATGTTAATGCGGATCAAGCGGCGACTGTTTTGGCGAAGTTGGTCGATGGTCAACTGGTACTGTTATCGGATGTTTCCGGGGTACTCGATGGCAAAGGTCAGTTAATTAAAAGCCTCAATAGAGCACAGATAGAAGAGTTGACTCATATCGGTGTTATTGAGAAAGGCATGAAAGTAAAAGTTGAAGCGGCATTAGAAGTGGCTGAGCTGATGGGTCAACCGGTACAAGTAGCTTCATGGAGAAGTGCTGAGCAGTTAATTGCCTTGTCCAATGGGGAAGCTATCGGTACCCAGATAAAGCCGAACTAG
- a CDS encoding ornithine carbamoyltransferase, which produces MDHLLSIKDLTQEQLKELLSLAKKIKANPAEYRHALDGKSVVMLFEKPSLRTRVSFDIGINKLGGHCLYLDQQNGALGKREPVSDFAANISCWADAIVARTFLHSTIEGLAEHGSVPVINALSDLYHPCQGLADFLTLSEKFDDVSKVKLAYIGDGNNVTHSLMYGAALLGAKMTVVCPQGHFPDGQVVVEAQEIAAKHGGELILTSDINAIGEQDAIYTDTWISMGDGTDMVDIKAKFAPYQINTALMEKAGANYFMHCLPAYREVEATAEVVDGEGSLILQQAENRMHAQNAVLVTLLGQ; this is translated from the coding sequence ATGGACCACTTGTTATCAATTAAAGACCTGACTCAAGAGCAACTCAAAGAGCTACTGTCTCTTGCGAAGAAAATTAAAGCTAATCCAGCAGAGTACCGCCATGCGCTAGATGGTAAAAGTGTCGTTATGCTGTTTGAAAAGCCATCTTTGAGAACTCGAGTCAGTTTCGATATCGGCATTAACAAGCTAGGTGGACATTGTCTTTATCTCGATCAGCAAAACGGTGCCCTAGGCAAACGTGAGCCAGTTTCTGACTTTGCTGCTAACATTTCATGTTGGGCCGATGCGATCGTTGCCAGAACATTTTTGCATTCAACCATTGAAGGTCTTGCCGAGCATGGCTCTGTTCCTGTCATTAATGCACTGTCAGATCTTTATCACCCATGTCAGGGATTAGCAGATTTTCTGACTCTGTCGGAAAAGTTTGATGATGTCAGCAAGGTCAAGTTGGCCTACATCGGCGACGGCAACAATGTGACACACTCTTTGATGTACGGTGCCGCATTACTTGGCGCTAAGATGACGGTAGTGTGTCCTCAAGGACACTTCCCTGATGGTCAGGTTGTTGTTGAGGCACAAGAGATCGCTGCAAAACATGGTGGTGAACTGATTTTAACTTCAGATATCAATGCTATCGGTGAGCAAGATGCCATTTATACCGATACTTGGATCTCTATGGGTGACGGTACCGATATGGTGGATATCAAAGCTAAATTCGCTCCATATCAGATCAATACAGCTCTTATGGAGAAAGCAGGAGCTAATTACTTTATGCACTGTTTACCGGCATATCGTGAAGTGGAAGCCACAGCTGAAGTCGTTGATGGCGAAGGCTCGCTAATTTTACAGCAAGCAGAAAACCGTATGCACGCACAAAATGCAGTGCTAGTAACCTTGCTAGGCCAGTAA
- the argH gene encoding argininosuccinate lyase: MALWGGRFSQESSALFKLFNDSLPVDYRLIEQDILGSIAWAAAITQVGVLTQDECNNLQQALKELLSEVEDKPELILASGAEDIHSFVEQSLIEKVGDLGKKLHTGRSRNDQVATDLKLWCKKEGQQQLVLLHNLKKALLALAERELDAVMPGYTHLQRAQPIAFGHWCLAYVEMFERDISRLEDALKRADTCPLGTGALAGTAYPMDRYKLAESLGFSSPTLNSLDTVSDRDHVVEICSDASISMMHLSRMAEDLIFFNSGEAGFIDLDDEVTSGSSLMPQKKNPDALELIRGKTGRVYGSLIGILTTMKALPLAYNKDMQEDKEGLFDVMDSWAICLEMAALVLSGLKVNRENTLRAAQQGYANSTELADYLVAKGMPFREAHHVVGEVVVKALAEKKPLEDFALEELQAFSAIITDDVYACLTIESCLAKREALGGTSLIQVRAALASKLAQ, translated from the coding sequence ATGGCATTATGGGGTGGCAGATTTAGCCAAGAAAGCAGCGCACTGTTTAAATTATTTAATGACTCTTTACCCGTCGATTACCGCTTAATTGAGCAAGATATTCTGGGTTCGATTGCCTGGGCTGCTGCGATTACTCAGGTCGGTGTCTTGACTCAAGATGAGTGCAATAACCTGCAGCAAGCCTTAAAGGAGCTGCTAAGTGAAGTAGAAGATAAGCCTGAGTTGATACTGGCGTCGGGTGCTGAAGATATTCACAGTTTTGTTGAGCAGTCTCTTATTGAAAAAGTGGGTGATCTGGGTAAGAAATTACATACCGGTCGCTCTCGTAACGATCAGGTTGCCACAGATCTTAAACTCTGGTGCAAGAAAGAAGGTCAGCAGCAGCTGGTATTACTACACAATTTGAAAAAAGCGCTGCTTGCATTGGCTGAAAGAGAGCTTGATGCCGTGATGCCTGGTTATACCCATTTACAGCGTGCTCAACCTATTGCTTTTGGCCACTGGTGCTTGGCTTACGTAGAGATGTTTGAACGTGATATTAGCCGTTTAGAGGATGCTCTGAAACGTGCGGATACATGTCCACTTGGCACTGGTGCACTCGCTGGCACAGCCTATCCGATGGACCGGTATAAATTAGCTGAGTCATTAGGTTTCTCTTCGCCGACTCTGAATAGCCTAGATACGGTGTCTGATAGAGACCACGTTGTTGAGATCTGTAGTGATGCCTCAATTAGTATGATGCATTTAAGCCGTATGGCGGAAGATCTTATTTTCTTTAACAGTGGCGAGGCTGGCTTTATTGACCTCGATGATGAAGTCACCTCAGGCTCATCATTAATGCCTCAGAAGAAGAACCCCGATGCTTTGGAGCTGATCCGTGGTAAGACTGGTCGAGTATACGGGAGCCTAATTGGCATTTTAACCACCATGAAGGCGCTACCACTGGCATATAACAAAGATATGCAGGAAGATAAAGAGGGCTTGTTTGACGTCATGGATAGCTGGGCTATCTGCTTAGAGATGGCGGCGCTGGTTCTTAGTGGTCTTAAAGTTAATCGTGAAAATACCTTAAGGGCTGCGCAGCAAGGCTATGCTAATTCTACCGAGCTGGCTGACTACTTAGTGGCTAAAGGAATGCCATTTAGAGAGGCGCACCATGTTGTGGGAGAAGTGGTCGTTAAAGCGCTAGCTGAAAAGAAACCTTTGGAAGATTTCGCGTTAGAGGAGCTGCAAGCTTTCTCCGCAATCATTACTGATGATGTTTATGCATGCTTGACCATCGAGTCTTGTCTTGCCAAGCGGGAAGCATTAGGTGGTACCTCACTGATACAGGTTCGTGCGGCACTCGCGAGTAAGCTAGCGCAATAA
- a CDS encoding argininosuccinate synthase, producing the protein MSITAKKTDIKKVVLAYSGGLDTSAIIPWLKETYDNCEIIAFCADVGQGDAELEGLHDKAIASGASECYIVDLKEELVADYIYPTIATGAIYEGTYLLGTSMARPIIAKAQIEVARKVGADAVCHGCTGKGNDQVRFEGCFAALAPDLKVIAPWREWEMVSREDLLDYLAERNIETTSSLTKIYSRDANAWHISHEGGELEDPWNEPSKGVWTMTVAPEDAPDAPEYLTLELEQGKITKVNGESLSPYAALMVLNEIAGAHGVGRIDITENRLVGMKSRGCYETPGGTVMFAALRAIEELVLDKTSREWREQVGAQMAHLVYDGRWFTPLCESLLAASEPLAKLVNGEVVIKLYKGQAQAVKKRSPNSLYSEEFATFGDDDVYNQKDAEGFIRLYSLSSRIRALSTK; encoded by the coding sequence ATGTCAATTACAGCAAAAAAAACAGATATAAAAAAAGTGGTTCTCGCTTATTCAGGCGGGCTGGATACCTCAGCAATTATTCCTTGGTTAAAAGAGACCTATGATAATTGTGAGATTATTGCTTTTTGTGCGGACGTAGGCCAAGGCGATGCTGAGCTCGAAGGTCTTCACGATAAGGCGATCGCATCAGGTGCCTCTGAGTGTTATATCGTCGATCTTAAAGAAGAGCTTGTTGCCGATTATATCTATCCGACTATTGCTACCGGTGCGATTTATGAAGGGACTTATTTACTCGGTACTTCGATGGCAAGACCTATTATTGCTAAAGCTCAGATTGAAGTCGCGCGTAAAGTCGGTGCCGATGCCGTGTGTCATGGTTGTACCGGTAAAGGTAATGATCAGGTTCGTTTCGAAGGATGTTTTGCCGCGTTAGCACCAGATTTAAAAGTGATTGCTCCATGGCGTGAGTGGGAAATGGTCAGTCGTGAAGATCTGCTCGATTATTTGGCCGAGCGTAATATCGAAACCACGTCTTCATTGACAAAAATCTACAGCCGAGATGCCAATGCATGGCATATCTCTCATGAAGGCGGTGAGTTAGAAGATCCTTGGAATGAGCCATCAAAAGGCGTATGGACTATGACTGTGGCGCCTGAAGATGCGCCTGATGCACCAGAATATCTAACGCTAGAGTTAGAGCAAGGCAAGATCACTAAGGTGAATGGCGAGTCACTCTCTCCTTATGCAGCGCTTATGGTGCTCAATGAAATTGCTGGTGCTCATGGCGTTGGCAGAATCGACATTACAGAAAACAGACTGGTCGGCATGAAGTCTCGTGGTTGTTATGAGACACCGGGTGGAACAGTGATGTTTGCGGCACTGCGTGCAATCGAAGAGCTAGTACTTGATAAAACCAGCCGTGAATGGCGTGAGCAAGTTGGCGCTCAGATGGCTCATCTTGTTTATGATGGCCGTTGGTTCACACCACTATGTGAGTCCTTGCTTGCAGCCTCTGAGCCACTCGCAAAATTAGTCAACGGTGAAGTGGTTATAAAACTTTATAAGGGACAAGCGCAAGCCGTTAAGAAGCGCTCTCCTAATAGCCTCTACTCTGAGGAGTTTGCAACATTTGGTGACGATGATGTCTATAACCAGAAAGATGCCGAGGGCTTTATCCGTCTTTATTCACTTTCTAGTCGTATTAGAGCGCTAAGCACTAAATAG